A single region of the Triticum dicoccoides isolate Atlit2015 ecotype Zavitan chromosome 2B, WEW_v2.0, whole genome shotgun sequence genome encodes:
- the LOC119368398 gene encoding BTB/POZ and MATH domain-containing protein 2-like translates to MASNSTSVVSLPKTSSRCISESFTATHDFEVTNYPELDGMGVGEIVSSSTFSVAGYDWKIDFYPDGCREDSTGVASAFLYCVSELAKDVKTKFTFNMLVKEGKARVLVTSLAFSKFEHVFSPENAVWGLSHFVQKSELKSSTNVKGCYLIIRCNLTVTKEPRTVAKRNPVVVPQPNLQDHLRHMWKDGQGADVTFNVCGQLFHAHRCLLAARSPVFKAELFGPMKEKASIEVVDIEPLVFEALLHFVYTDSMPDDEHSKDVKTAKLQHLLVAADRYGLDRLRALCESKLCESIDVETVATTLVLAEQHHCKDLKEACVEFIAAWNVLPAVMATDGFKHLVASCPLLMKEILDKVSCSD, encoded by the coding sequence ATGGCCAGCAACTCCACCTCTGTAGTTAGCCTTCCCAAGACGTCGTCAAGATGCATCTCCGAGAGCTTCACCGCGACGCACGATTTCGAGGTAACCAATTACCCTGAGCTCGACGGCATGGGCGTCGGCGAGATCGTTAGCTCAAGCACATTCAGCGTTGCTGGCTACGATTGGAAGATCGACTTCTACCCGGACGGGTGTCGGGAGGATTCTACCGGCGTTGCGTCAGCCTTTCTCTATTGTGTCAGCGAGCTGGCGAAGGACGTGAAAACCAAGTTTACCTTCAATATGCTGGTAAAAGAGGGCAAAGCGCGGGTGTTGGTAACCAGCTTGGCCTTTTCAAAGTTTGAACATGTCTTTTCGCCGGAAAATGCCGTCTGGGGGTTGTCCCATTTCGTTCAGAAATCAGAGCTGAAATCATCGACCAACGTCAAAGGTTGCTACTTGATCATACGATGCAATCTCACCGTTACAAAAGAGCCTCGAACCGTGGCTAAGAGGAACCCTGTCGTGGTACCGCAGCCGAATCTGCAAGACCATCTCAGGCACATGTGGAAAGATGGACAAGGAGCAGATGTGACGTTCAATGTGTGTGGCCAACTGTTCCATGCTCACAGGTGTTTGCTGGCTGCAAGATCTCCGGTTTTCAAGGCAGAACTGTTTGGTCCCATGAAGGAGAAGGCgagcatcgaggttgtcgacatcgAGCCCCTAGTCTTCGAGGCGCTTCTTCACTTTGTGTACACGGATTCCATGCCTGATGATGAGCACTCCAAAGATGTTAAAACGGCAAAGCTTCAGCACCTGCTAGTCGCCGCGGATCGATACGGGCTAGATAGGTTGAGGGCGCTTTGTGAAAGCAAGCTCTGCGAGAGCATTGACGTGGAGACTGTGGCAACAACACTGGTTTTGGCAGAGCAACACCATTGCAAGGATCTCAAGGAAGCTTGTGTTGAGTTCATTGCTGCATGGAATGTGCTACCGGCTGTTATGGCGACCGATGGATTCAAGCATTTGGTTGCAAGCTGTCCTCTGCTCATGAAGGAAATACTGGACAAAGTTTCCTGCAGTGATTAG